A window from Aerococcus sp. Group 1 encodes these proteins:
- the rsmB gene encoding 16S rRNA (cytosine(967)-C(5))-methyltransferase RsmB, whose translation MGERVKLKSATHSNKPSGLKASARYQAMETLNLVYKGEAFVNQEVNQVLSYSRVEDSDRDLYTRLVYGSLQFHWTLQELLKQVLKLYKRTKKWLLALLELSAYQHYYLDAVPDHAIVDEAVRIAKKRGNQTMGRFTNGTLRNLFRTYPTIEDFISQQAGDQAYVLSLETSLPLDWVKYFTQRFGFETTQQIAQAMVEPAQVNVRISRDYWQDQDKISQSLADQGFPNQSSQIAPHQLKVKTGNPAQSELFEKGVITIQDEAASLAVDILNPKAGDRVLDACAAPGGKTVQLAEYVGKTGQVLAFDIAENKLPLIADNVKRMHVDSQVSIQQGDASQLGEKFPAESFDGILVDAPCSGVGLFRRKPDTKLNKDFQDLKNLQKIQLEILNNVSPLLKKAGRLVYSTCTITAEENWQVVEKFLATHPDFALKAIGPEWQEVIQPSLINDACLEILPHHFNSDGFFVALLEKQS comes from the coding sequence ATGGGGGAGCGGGTCAAATTGAAGTCGGCGACACATTCCAATAAGCCTTCAGGCCTAAAAGCTAGCGCCCGCTACCAGGCTATGGAAACCCTAAACCTAGTCTATAAGGGCGAGGCCTTTGTTAACCAAGAAGTCAACCAGGTGCTCAGCTACAGTCGGGTAGAAGACTCGGACCGAGATCTCTATACCCGCCTAGTTTACGGAAGTCTGCAATTCCATTGGACCCTCCAAGAACTCTTAAAACAGGTATTGAAACTCTATAAGCGGACCAAGAAGTGGCTGCTAGCCCTACTCGAATTATCAGCCTACCAGCATTATTATCTCGATGCCGTTCCTGACCACGCCATTGTTGACGAGGCCGTGCGTATCGCTAAGAAGCGCGGTAACCAGACCATGGGACGTTTTACCAATGGGACCCTGCGTAACCTCTTCCGGACCTATCCGACCATCGAGGACTTTATTAGCCAGCAGGCAGGCGACCAGGCCTATGTTCTTTCCTTAGAGACTAGCTTGCCCTTAGATTGGGTGAAATATTTTACTCAACGCTTTGGCTTTGAAACTACCCAGCAAATTGCCCAAGCCATGGTAGAACCAGCCCAGGTTAATGTGCGAATTAGTCGCGACTATTGGCAGGACCAGGATAAAATTAGTCAGAGTTTAGCCGATCAAGGTTTTCCTAACCAAAGCAGTCAGATAGCTCCTCACCAGCTAAAAGTTAAAACCGGTAATCCAGCGCAATCTGAACTCTTTGAGAAGGGAGTTATTACCATTCAAGATGAGGCTGCCAGCCTGGCCGTCGATATCTTGAATCCCAAAGCTGGCGACCGGGTCCTAGATGCCTGTGCGGCACCTGGGGGCAAGACGGTCCAATTAGCTGAATATGTAGGTAAAACGGGCCAGGTCTTAGCTTTTGATATTGCTGAGAATAAATTACCCTTAATTGCTGATAATGTTAAACGCATGCATGTCGATAGTCAGGTAAGTATCCAACAAGGGGATGCCAGCCAACTTGGGGAAAAATTTCCAGCGGAAAGTTTTGACGGAATTTTAGTTGACGCTCCCTGTTCAGGTGTGGGGCTCTTCCGGCGCAAACCGGATACCAAGTTAAACAAGGATTTTCAAGATCTAAAGAATTTGCAAAAAATTCAATTAGAAATCTTAAATAATGTCAGTCCCCTACTAAAAAAGGCTGGCCGCTTAGTCTATAGTACCTGTACAATAACAGCAGAAGAGAACTGGCAAGTGGTCGAAAAATTTTTAGCGACCCACCCAGATTTCGCTCTCAAAGCCATTGGCCCTGAGTGGCAGGAAGTTATACAGCCATCTTTGATCAATGACGCTTGCCTAGAAATCTTACCACATCATTTTAATAGCGATGGTTTTTTTGTCGCCTTATTAGAAAAACAAAGTTAG
- the rpe gene encoding ribulose-phosphate 3-epimerase: MKIAPSILNADTGRMREEVVRIEEAGADWVHVDIMDGHFVPNLTFGAPMVEALRPHTKLFIDCHMMVDNPDDYIESLAQAGADSMTVHFEAVTHLHRTIQNIQSQGMKAAVALNPATPVAAITPILNMVDMVLVMTVNPGFGGQAFIPDMVEKMTELDQIRQEKGYHYQIQVDGGIDNTTIRQCYDQGVDVFVSGSYVYKGDSNQAIASLRDACC; this comes from the coding sequence ATGAAAATTGCCCCAAGTATTTTAAATGCTGATACCGGTCGTATGCGTGAAGAAGTTGTCCGGATTGAAGAGGCTGGAGCAGACTGGGTTCATGTGGATATTATGGATGGCCACTTTGTCCCCAACCTCACATTTGGTGCACCCATGGTGGAAGCCCTACGTCCCCACACCAAACTCTTCATTGATTGCCATATGATGGTAGATAATCCGGATGACTATATCGAATCCCTAGCCCAAGCGGGAGCTGATAGCATGACGGTGCATTTTGAAGCGGTCACCCACTTACACCGGACCATTCAAAATATTCAATCCCAAGGCATGAAGGCAGCGGTGGCCCTTAACCCAGCGACTCCAGTAGCAGCCATCACACCGATTTTGAATATGGTTGATATGGTCTTAGTCATGACGGTTAACCCAGGCTTTGGTGGCCAAGCCTTCATTCCAGATATGGTAGAAAAAATGACTGAACTGGACCAAATTCGTCAGGAAAAAGGCTACCATTATCAAATCCAAGTCGATGGTGGGATCGATAACACCACCATTCGTCAGTGCTACGACCAAGGGGTGGATGTCTTTGTATCCGGCTCTTATGTCTACAAAGGGGATTCTAACCAAGCCATCGCTTCCTTGCGCGATGCTTGCTGCTAA
- the rsgA gene encoding ribosome small subunit-dependent GTPase A, translated as MTNRQTEKQGQIVKVLSGFYYIEDQDSREIYQTRARGLFRKEQLTPLVGDYVSFQADNPHEGVLTAVKERKNELDRPPVANIDLAFVVASVTQPHIPSKLIDRMLVYSESQRIQPALYFSKLDLLDEAEREELRPLLANYQSLGYQVLTNLALAQANDDLLTELFHGKTIAAMGQSGVGKTTLLNHLLPDLHKETAAISKGMGRGKHTTRHVELHDVYGGKLVDTPGFSSLSLDSIEKEDLGDYFPEMRERSDFCKFRECSHTHEPQCAIKAALAAGEISQSRYDHYVEFLQEIINKKPDYQQKNRRKKK; from the coding sequence ATGACTAATAGACAAACCGAAAAACAGGGCCAGATCGTTAAGGTCTTGAGTGGCTTTTACTATATTGAGGACCAAGATAGTCGGGAGATTTACCAAACCCGGGCGCGTGGTCTCTTTCGTAAGGAACAGTTGACTCCCTTAGTAGGTGACTATGTCAGCTTTCAAGCAGATAATCCCCATGAAGGAGTCTTAACTGCCGTGAAAGAACGCAAAAATGAGCTTGACCGGCCGCCTGTGGCCAATATTGACTTAGCCTTTGTCGTCGCTTCCGTGACCCAACCTCACATTCCTAGCAAGTTGATTGACCGTATGCTGGTCTATAGTGAAAGTCAACGGATCCAGCCAGCGCTTTACTTTTCCAAGTTAGACTTACTCGATGAAGCAGAACGTGAAGAATTAAGGCCGCTCTTAGCTAATTACCAGTCCCTGGGCTACCAGGTCTTAACGAATTTGGCTCTGGCTCAAGCCAACGATGATTTGCTGACTGAACTTTTTCATGGGAAAACCATTGCCGCTATGGGACAGTCAGGGGTTGGTAAGACCACCTTGTTAAACCATCTCCTGCCTGATCTCCATAAGGAAACTGCTGCTATTTCTAAGGGCATGGGTCGGGGCAAGCATACCACCCGCCATGTTGAATTACATGATGTTTATGGGGGTAAGCTAGTCGACACGCCTGGCTTTTCCAGTTTAAGCTTAGATAGCATTGAAAAGGAAGACCTGGGAGACTACTTCCCTGAAATGAGAGAGCGGAGTGATTTCTGTAAGTTCCGGGAATGCTCCCACACCCACGAGCCCCAATGCGCCATTAAAGCGGCCCTAGCGGCGGGCGAGATTAGTCAGAGTCGTTATGATCATTATGTAGAATTTTTGCAGGAAATTATCAATAAAAAACCCGATTACCAACAGAAAAATAGGAGGAAGAAAAAATGA
- the fmt gene encoding methionyl-tRNA formyltransferase, which yields MKKIVFMGTPEFSVRSLQALIDHPDYEVSAVVTQPDRPVGRKHRLQASAVKEAAQAADIPVYQPEKISQDQDIDQLLSQGDIDLIVTAAYGQFLPERLLNYPKYGAINVHASLLPKYRGGAPVHYAIWKGEKETGISIIRMVKKMDAGAILKQAAIPIDDQVTVAEMFDRLSELGSQVLLETLPALFDGTVTETPQNEEEATFSPNITREEERVNWDNTAQEIHNQVRAFNSWPVAHTFFDDKRWKIWASEVLEDDETDQAPGTVIAIDKKPARFLVACGSGTVLAITEIQPAGKKAMDIRSFINGGAGQIEVGDTFQ from the coding sequence ATGAAAAAAATTGTATTTATGGGGACACCAGAATTTTCGGTCAGGAGTCTACAGGCCTTAATTGACCACCCTGATTATGAAGTTAGTGCTGTGGTTACCCAGCCTGACCGACCCGTGGGGCGGAAACACCGCCTCCAAGCCTCAGCGGTTAAAGAAGCGGCCCAAGCGGCTGATATTCCCGTCTACCAACCTGAAAAAATCAGCCAAGACCAAGACATCGACCAGCTGCTCAGCCAGGGGGATATTGATTTAATCGTGACGGCTGCTTACGGGCAATTTTTACCTGAGCGTTTATTGAATTACCCCAAATACGGGGCCATTAATGTCCACGCCAGCCTCCTTCCCAAGTATCGGGGCGGGGCACCTGTCCACTACGCCATCTGGAAGGGAGAAAAAGAGACCGGGATAAGTATTATTCGTATGGTTAAGAAAATGGACGCTGGAGCAATCCTAAAGCAAGCCGCTATCCCTATTGATGACCAAGTTACTGTCGCTGAAATGTTTGACCGCTTGAGTGAACTGGGCAGTCAAGTATTGCTAGAAACCTTACCCGCTCTCTTTGATGGAACAGTGACTGAGACTCCTCAAAATGAAGAGGAAGCAACTTTTTCACCTAATATCACCCGGGAAGAGGAGCGGGTCAACTGGGACAATACTGCCCAAGAAATCCATAACCAAGTTCGGGCCTTTAATAGCTGGCCAGTGGCCCACACTTTCTTTGATGACAAGCGCTGGAAGATCTGGGCAAGTGAAGTGCTTGAAGACGATGAAACTGATCAAGCCCCAGGAACGGTGATCGCTATTGACAAGAAACCAGCCCGTTTCCTAGTGGCTTGCGGAAGTGGAACGGTCTTAGCTATTACTGAAATCCAACCAGCAGGGAAGAAGGCCATGGATATTAGGAGTTTTATTAATGGGGGAGCGGGTCAAATTGAAGTCGGCGACACATTCCAATAA
- the pknB gene encoding Stk1 family PASTA domain-containing Ser/Thr kinase, with product MKQGQVIGNRYEIIRHLGSGGMATVYLAYDPILEREVAIKFLRIGTSDMDDATRRFKREAMSISEVNHPNIVNIYDVGDDDDGHYIVMEYIEGIDLKQFIRKNHPISKETYQGIMMQILAGVECAHRKGIIHRDLKPQNIMIKPDGQVKIMDFGIALVSTETSITQTNTIIGSVHYLSPEQARGSMASYQSDIYSLGIVSFEMLTGQVPFDGESAVSIAIQHFQESLPDINQFRSDIPQAMQNVIMKATAKEANERYQTCEQMRQDLATCLDPSRANEAPFTPSLMKNETIVMAKDAIEKQITDETKVTPQAKPEPKETAQATKAMPIGAGLASQKAEAQSEAKVKAAPPKASSRSKRRWPWFIGGLLAILLLFGVFVFGQGQSQPVPDLTNMTEDQARNSLVNNGFSLGESHQEYSDQVESGRVIRTDPSSGRKVKADQPIDLYISQGKEPIEIPNYQGQTLEQAKKDAEKKGFSVSSEEVYSEEVEKGKVISQNPAPGSSVVASETNLHLVVSLGKEPLTMANLQGLNQAGVQQYAQSVGLNVSFNEANSDSVAKGLVVSQSIAPGANFNRGANLTVTLSLGPEEEPTHSFRHTITIPYKGKRSRGDSDSESTSQRQAANDIEIYIDDLNHSYNEVADHFTITDDKSYTLSFETEPNKTARFKVVRDGKTILENRVKPGDD from the coding sequence ATGAAACAAGGTCAAGTGATTGGTAATCGTTATGAAATTATCCGCCACCTTGGCTCGGGAGGAATGGCAACCGTCTATTTAGCCTACGATCCAATTTTGGAACGGGAGGTTGCCATTAAATTCCTTCGCATTGGGACTTCGGATATGGATGACGCGACCCGACGCTTCAAGCGGGAAGCCATGTCGATTTCAGAAGTGAACCACCCCAATATTGTTAATATTTACGATGTCGGTGACGATGATGATGGCCACTATATCGTGATGGAATACATTGAGGGAATTGACCTTAAACAATTTATTCGCAAAAACCATCCCATCAGTAAAGAAACTTATCAAGGAATCATGATGCAAATCCTGGCTGGGGTTGAATGCGCCCATCGCAAGGGGATTATCCACCGGGACTTAAAACCGCAAAATATCATGATTAAACCGGATGGCCAGGTAAAAATCATGGACTTTGGGATTGCCTTGGTCTCTACCGAGACTTCAATTACCCAGACCAATACCATTATTGGTTCGGTCCATTACCTCTCCCCCGAACAAGCCCGGGGGTCGATGGCTAGTTACCAATCCGACATTTATAGTTTGGGGATTGTTTCCTTTGAAATGCTCACTGGCCAGGTCCCCTTCGACGGGGAATCTGCCGTTAGCATAGCCATTCAGCACTTCCAGGAATCCCTACCGGATATTAATCAATTCCGTTCCGATATCCCCCAAGCCATGCAAAATGTTATTATGAAGGCAACGGCCAAGGAAGCTAATGAACGCTATCAGACTTGCGAACAGATGCGGCAAGATTTAGCGACCTGTCTAGATCCTAGCCGGGCCAATGAAGCACCATTTACACCTTCATTGATGAAGAATGAAACCATTGTTATGGCTAAGGACGCGATCGAAAAACAAATCACTGACGAAACTAAGGTCACTCCCCAAGCCAAGCCAGAGCCCAAGGAAACGGCTCAAGCGACCAAGGCCATGCCGATCGGTGCCGGCTTAGCGAGTCAAAAGGCAGAGGCCCAAAGTGAGGCAAAAGTAAAAGCAGCTCCGCCAAAAGCATCCAGTCGGTCCAAGCGGAGATGGCCTTGGTTCATTGGGGGGCTCTTAGCTATCTTATTGCTTTTCGGCGTCTTTGTCTTTGGCCAGGGTCAAAGTCAACCGGTCCCTGATTTAACCAATATGACCGAGGACCAGGCCCGTAATAGCCTGGTTAATAATGGCTTTAGCCTGGGTGAGAGTCATCAAGAATATAGCGACCAGGTGGAAAGCGGGCGAGTGATCCGGACCGATCCGAGTAGTGGGCGAAAGGTCAAGGCAGACCAGCCCATTGATCTCTATATTAGCCAGGGTAAGGAACCCATTGAAATCCCTAACTACCAAGGACAGACCCTAGAACAGGCTAAAAAAGATGCTGAGAAGAAAGGTTTTTCTGTAAGTAGTGAAGAAGTCTATAGTGAAGAGGTTGAAAAGGGGAAAGTGATTTCCCAAAACCCAGCTCCAGGCTCTAGTGTGGTGGCTAGTGAAACCAACCTGCACTTGGTCGTGAGTCTGGGTAAGGAACCCTTAACGATGGCCAACCTGCAAGGCTTAAATCAAGCGGGTGTCCAACAATATGCCCAAAGTGTAGGCTTGAATGTCAGTTTTAATGAAGCTAATTCAGATTCTGTGGCTAAGGGCTTAGTGGTCTCCCAAAGTATCGCGCCTGGAGCCAACTTCAACCGCGGGGCGAATTTGACTGTGACCCTTTCTTTAGGGCCTGAGGAGGAGCCCACACACAGCTTCCGTCACACCATCACTATTCCTTACAAGGGCAAAAGATCTCGTGGAGATTCGGATAGCGAGTCTACTTCTCAACGGCAGGCAGCTAATGACATTGAGATTTACATTGATGATTTAAACCATTCTTACAATGAAGTGGCTGATCACTTTACCATCACTGACGATAAGTCTTATACTTTGAGTTTTGAAACTGAGCCTAATAAAACCGCTCGTTTCAAGGTGGTTCGTGACGGCAAGACGATTTTAGAGAATCGAGTGAAACCAGGCGATGACTAA
- a CDS encoding Stp1/IreP family PP2C-type Ser/Thr phosphatase codes for MEVSQLTDTGQIRSSNQDQVGVFYNQAEQALLLLCDGMGGHNAGDVASEMALYAVGHAWEESPKTDTEAVQTWLEDNIVSANDRVLQASKKYNDLSGMGTTIVGIAIIEGQGIVAHVGDSRAYCYDGEALKPLTRDHSFVQELLDMNMITPSEAQNHPQKNIVTQTVGVSEDIKVDISVFALEAQTMLLLCSDGLTDMLTDDDIGQIIASDEDVNQAAQALIAAANQAGGRDNISVVLARIEGGDVS; via the coding sequence ATGGAAGTTAGTCAGTTGACCGATACTGGTCAAATTCGAAGCTCAAATCAAGACCAAGTAGGGGTTTTTTATAATCAAGCCGAGCAGGCCCTACTCCTGCTCTGTGATGGCATGGGCGGCCATAATGCTGGTGACGTGGCCAGTGAAATGGCCCTCTATGCAGTGGGCCATGCCTGGGAGGAGTCTCCTAAGACCGATACTGAAGCGGTTCAAACTTGGTTGGAAGATAATATTGTTTCTGCTAATGACCGGGTTTTACAAGCTTCAAAAAAATATAATGATTTGTCAGGCATGGGGACCACTATTGTGGGAATTGCGATTATTGAAGGGCAGGGGATTGTCGCCCATGTCGGTGATAGTCGGGCCTATTGCTACGATGGGGAGGCCTTGAAGCCTTTGACCCGCGACCATTCCTTTGTCCAAGAACTCCTGGATATGAACATGATTACCCCATCTGAAGCCCAAAACCATCCGCAAAAGAATATTGTAACTCAGACCGTGGGGGTAAGCGAAGATATTAAGGTGGATATTTCGGTGTTTGCCTTAGAGGCTCAGACCATGCTCTTACTCTGTTCAGATGGTTTAACCGATATGCTGACTGATGACGATATCGGTCAGATTATCGCTAGCGATGAAGATGTTAATCAGGCGGCTCAGGCCTTAATCGCTGCAGCCAACCAAGCTGGGGGCCGGGATAATATTTCGGTGGTCCTGGCCAGGATTGAGGGAGGGGATGTGTCATGA